Proteins co-encoded in one Medicago truncatula cultivar Jemalong A17 chromosome 8, MtrunA17r5.0-ANR, whole genome shotgun sequence genomic window:
- the LOC25500816 gene encoding F-box/FBD/LRR-repeat protein At1g13570: protein MFSNFLITNEYLNKWILFLSRRGIKNIVLLNCGTFNRLPHMKMPFFVFSCQELTHFRLSGFNLSVPPNFDGLKSLRVLHLGCNRYELGSLESLIAGCPLLEELNIIFPPDAKSICLKNAKNLIDLSLTVNQDRVSGLIKSLPKIQRLDIESYGNKLYADIIHPSQLISLKYLELFTLNMNDRGEVLYIVSVLKSASNLVELTIQSNNYDGVEEPNQSEELECNSCCLSQLQTVRIRVGGRFKNAMSLIRFILANSSSLKTLTFKVGFGIRILMQQFC, encoded by the exons ATGTTCTCCAATTTCTTGATCACAAATGAATACCTCAATAAGTGGATTCTGTTTTTGTCAAGGAGGGGCATTAAAAATATTGTGCTTCTCAATTGCGGAACATTTAACAGATTGCCTCATATGAAAATGCCATTTTTTGTCTTCTCTTGTCAAGAATTGACTCACTTTCGGCTTTCTGGATTTAACTTATCAGTTCCGCCCAACTTCGATGGCTTAAAAAGTTTGCGGGTGCTTCACTTAGGATGTAATAGATATGAGCTCGGTTCACTTGAGAGTCTTATTGCTGGCTGCCCATTACTTGAAGAGCTCAACATAATATTTCCTCCAGATGCGAAATCAATTTGTCTCAAGAATGCAAAGAATCTGATTGATCTTAGTCTCACGGTTAATCAAGATAGAGTATCTGGTTTGATCAAAAGTTTGCCGAAAATTCAGAGGCTAGATATAGAATCATATGGCAACAAG CTCTATGCAGATATCATTCATCCATCACAGTTGATAAGCTTAAAGTATCTGGAATTATTTACCTTGAATATGAATGACAGAGGAGAAGTTTTGTATATTGTTAGTGTACTCAAAAGTGCTTCTAACCTGGTGGAACTTACTATACAG agtaataACTATGATGGTGTTGAAGAGCCGAACCAATCGGAGGAGTTAGAATGCAATAGTTGTTGTCTTAGTCAACTTCAGACGGTGCGTATCAGAGTTGGAGGCAGGTTTAAAAATGCAATGAGTTTGATACGGTTCATACTTGCAAATTCCTCGTCATTAAAGACTCTTACTTTTAAAGTTGGTTTTGGCATAAGAATTTTGATGCAGCAATTCTGTTAA